In one Alnus glutinosa chromosome 14, dhAlnGlut1.1, whole genome shotgun sequence genomic region, the following are encoded:
- the LOC133856788 gene encoding uncharacterized protein LOC133856788, protein MTIICFGNICWPHILKDSIDNSIPCPPKFISSATMSSTTPTDSPNLVPNPDYEVWLVTLKKGALSVVDYFQKAQNLAHTLVATDEPLKEFETISYILAGLSTDYDPLVTLITTRVDLISMEDLYGHLLTHEQRIEIHNSALVLSSSSVNVAQRHIYSSSNNTRGSHSSRETSYAGRGRGHGKGRSPSHNHFSNSLRNGERVLDTFRSSLSPLTVEALICTQDWLKNRPMIYEEVFQDFMESYDEPGWYIKQVDESNAFLHGHLQETVYMSQPPGFVNPMYHDAVYLLKKALYVSILALVYVDDLILTGSNLGAINDLIHTFSCHFPMKDLGELNFFLGISIARVTDGLHLSQSRYISDLLAHTNMPNAKPITSPMAATTSLSQFSGFTFRDVTLYRSTVGALQYLSLTCPEIAFVVNKVSQFMHAPRDTHWFAVKRILRFLKSTIDHGLLIKKCSSTQLFAYSDADWAGCPNDHKFTSGYCVFMGSNLLS, encoded by the exons ATGACAATTATATGCTTTGGCAATATTTGTTGGCCTCATATCTTGAAGGACAGTATTGATAACTCCATTCCTTGTCCACCAAAGTTTATATCTTCTGCCACCATGTCTTCCACCACACCCACTGACTCACCTAATTTAGTTCCTAATCCCGATTACGAAGTCTGG CTTGTTACCCTCAAGAAGGGTGCTTTATCTGTAGTTGATTATTTTCAAAAAGCTCAGAACTTGGCGCATACCTTAGTTGCCACTGATGAGCCTCTAAAGGAGTTTGAAACTATCTCCTACATCTTAGCTGGATTGAGCACGGATTATGATCCTTTGGTGACTTTGATTACCACTCGTGTTGACCTTATCTCCATGGAAGACCTCTATGGGCATTTGCTGACCCATGAGCAGAGAATTGAAATTCACAATTCTGCTCTAGTTCTCTCTTCTTCAAGTGTCAATGTGGCTCAGCGTCACATCTACTCCTCCAGTAACAATACCCGTGGTTCACACAGTTCCCGTGAGACCTCTTATGCGGGTCGTGGCCGTGGACATGGCAAAGGACGTTCTCCTTCccacaatcatttctcaaattct CTACGCAACGGAGAACGTGTATTGGATACCTTTAGGAGTTCATTGTCTCCGCTTACTGTTGAGGCCTTGATTTGCACACAAGATTGGTTAAAGAACCGCCCAATGATCTATGAGGAAGTGTTTCAGGACTTTATGGAAAGCTATGATGAACCTG GTTGGTACATAAAGCAAGTTGATGAGAGTAATGCTTTCCTCCATGGTCATCTGCAAGAGACAGTCTACATGTCTCAACCTCCTGGCTTTGTTAATCCCATGTATCATGATGCGGTGTACCTTCTCAAGAAGGCCTTGTATG TCTCTATTTTAGCTTTGGTGTACGTGGATGACTTAATACTCACTGGGTCCAATTTGGGTGCTATTAATGACCTCATTCATACTTTCTCTTGTCATTTTCCCATGAAGGATTTAGGagaacttaatttttttcttggcatCTCAATTGCCCGTGTTACAGATGGACTCCATTTGTCCCAATCACGGTATATATCTGATCTATTAGCTCACACAAACATGCCAAACGCCAAGCCTATTACTTCTCCCATGGCGGCCACCACGTCTCTCAGTCAATTTTCAGGCTTTACCTTCCGTGATGTTACACTTTATCGTAGTACTGTGGGAGCGTtacaatatctctctctcacgtGCCCCGAAATTGCTTTTGTTGTCAATAAAGTTTCTCAATTTATGCATGCTCCACGTGATACTCATTGGTTTGCTGTCAAACGAATTTTGAGGTTCTTAAAATCCACCATTGATCACGGGTTACTAATCAAGAAGTGTTCATCCACTCAACTATTTGCTTATTCTGATGCGGATTGGGCCGGATGTCCTAATGATCACAAATTCACATCTGGCTATTGTGTTTTTATGGGTTCCAATCTTCTATCATGA